In a genomic window of Wyeomyia smithii strain HCP4-BCI-WySm-NY-G18 chromosome 1, ASM2978416v1, whole genome shotgun sequence:
- the LOC129717576 gene encoding uncharacterized protein LOC129717576: protein MSKSPPSETTSDTLSVSDESITASTASLSPFPVKSNALASAKSGKKMALKEEPKERPPWRPASVSLVPKSDLRARILDASKRLRRVNASVQTDPTHTKLMKEASTDEQEDLIPMKDEEVLTDGNLVVKEVGNLIFTHSVAQMTDTAETIDVATQTALPRSAVSFRKFLEATGGGEPESQFLTDDAPIEFGQQSSSFEELMKIDQKIKQLFNSSELEVIEPSADITTIDDSTNDRNTPDLLATSSQDFGLHKPSLLEPSTYSSWQIPDFSDEESEEYVARELPRRTIGEGEQPWANFKDLVIGSRVVNMRLSPVLPRKPKTNKKSVTWSDTQRRAVSELLHEATALVDIFDQVSMLLGPDIKLHTISAGEDDFKLPPPKWEPLLTKSCHILEEKLANVRHLTCEDLDEQILMPKQSTTKPVIDIEVSL from the exons ATGAGCAAATCTCCACCATCGGAAACAACCAGCGATACACTAAGCGTGAGCGATGAATCCATCACAGCTTCGACCGCCAGTTTGTCCCCATTTCCGGTGAA ATCGAATGCTTTAGCCTCAGCTAAATCGGGAAAGAAAATGGCCCTGAAGGAGGAGCCTAAGGAGCGACCGCCGTGGCGTCCGGCCAGTGTCAGTTTGGTTCCGAAAAGCGATCTTCGAGCTAGAATTCTGGATGCGTCTAA ACGGCTGCGGCGCGTGAATGCATCTGTTCAAACCGATCCGACCCACACGAAGCTGATGAAGGAAGCGTCCACCGATGAGCAGGAAGATCTCATTCCGATGAAGGATGAAGAAGTTCTTACGGACGGAAATTTAGTGGTGAAAGAAGTTGGCAATC TGATTTTCACACATTCGGTTGCACAGATGACTGACACGGCAGAGACAATCGATGTGGCCACCCAGACGGCGCTGCCTCGCAGTGCCGTgtcgtttcgaaaatttttggAAGCCACCGGAGGCGGCGAACCGGAATCACAGTTTTTGACCGACGACGCACCAATTGAATTTGGGCAGCAATCTTCCAGCTTTGAGGAGTTAATGAAAATAGACCAAAAGATCAAGCAGCTTTTCAACAGCTCAGAGTTGGAAGTTATAGAACCATCGGCGGATATAACCACTATTGACGACAGTACTAACGATAGAAATACTCCAGATCTTCTGGCGACATCCTCGCAGGATTTTGGGTTGCACAAACCGTCTTTGCTAGAACCTTCAACCTACTCTTCGTGGCAAATTCCTGACTTTTCCGACGAGGAATCGGAAGAATACGTTGCCCGTGAACTTCCCCGACGCACTATTGGTGAAGGCGAACAACCGTGGGCGAATTTCAAGGATCTCGTAATCGGATCGCGGGTTGTCAATATGCGTCTCTCGCCGGTGTTACCAAGAAAACCCAAAACAAACAAGAAATCAGTCACATGGAGTGATACCCAGCGTCGGGCTGTCTCTGAACTGTTGCACGAGGCCACTGCACTGGTGGATATCTTCGACCAGGTTTCGATGCTTCTCGGCCCGGACATTAAGCTGCATACCATTTCGGCGGGTGAAGACGACTTCAAGCTACCCCCACCCAAATGGGAACCCCTTCTGACGAAATCCTGTCACATATTGGAGGAAAAGTTGGCGAACGTGCGGCATCTGACCTGCGAGGATTTAGACGAACAAATACTGATGCCGAAACAGTCGACAACGAAGCCGGTGATTGATATTGAAGTTAGTCTGTAA